In Myxococcales bacterium, a single genomic region encodes these proteins:
- the bamA gene encoding outer membrane protein assembly factor BamA, producing the protein MPATEAEKADGDPIAAIEVSGNRRVAREDVISYLKLKVGQPFKMEALSVDVRALWDAGFFDDIEVDLTRQASGVRLRFVVRERPNIKGIEFEGNDEIEADKLTEAIEVKTNTILSVPAVRRSVQKVKDAYAEKGYFLAEVEYTVEPQRDNEVIVRFKVKEHQPVTVRRVTFIGNENVPDADLREVMQTGQGGFFAFGSGGPYRQDVFERDVLMLSALYYDKGYMSVQVATPRVMLSPDREGIEITLVINEGPRFKIRQLRVYERDEDGREIEPLGGRRALRQMVKAKTGDWFNRAGVVKDLQAVRTLYRDAGYYFVEADPETNVDAQKREVDIVIPIRRGPLTRVERIQVKGNTKTRDKVIRREMEIAEGDLYSETKVEDSKRRVTALGYFERVDVTTEQGSANDRVIINFEIGERPTGTFQVGAGFSSVENFIATAQVQQANLFGNGQSLALQGQFSSLRQIVSVRFFEPYFFDSDWSFSTELFQQVYVFPDFSRQSLGGSLTYGYALVQPWLRLSMTGTVQNDRVSTSAGNTLFGSSSNFGNVFQRLPLANLFNDGRTVSLRPALIFDTRDNRLFPTSGLYLQLSSEWADENIGSELEFLRHRFTGGAYYPLGGGTGQPGSGFVLKLNTELGYITSPRPEGVPIYQRFFLGGILDMRGYRLRTVGPRLPLNASLDPNAQPIPDGARIGGNLQAYSNLELEFPIVDKVGIRGVVFTDVGNAWNTEEQFCKTTPAPQFPNVVRPCFGADALLNVRASSGFGIRWFSPLGPLRFEWGFPWKPLPFEESYVFEFTIGNFF; encoded by the coding sequence ATCCCCGCCACGGAAGCGGAGAAGGCCGACGGCGACCCCATCGCGGCCATCGAGGTGAGCGGCAACCGCCGAGTCGCACGCGAAGACGTCATCTCCTACTTGAAGCTCAAGGTCGGTCAGCCCTTCAAGATGGAGGCGCTCTCGGTCGACGTGCGGGCCCTCTGGGACGCCGGCTTCTTCGACGACATCGAGGTCGACCTGACACGGCAAGCGAGCGGCGTTCGCCTCCGCTTCGTCGTGCGCGAGCGCCCCAACATCAAGGGCATCGAGTTCGAAGGCAACGACGAGATCGAGGCCGACAAGCTCACCGAGGCCATCGAGGTCAAGACCAACACCATCCTGAGCGTCCCGGCGGTGCGGCGGAGCGTGCAGAAGGTCAAGGATGCCTACGCAGAGAAGGGCTACTTCCTCGCGGAGGTCGAGTACACCGTCGAGCCGCAGCGCGACAACGAGGTCATCGTTCGCTTCAAGGTGAAGGAACACCAGCCGGTCACGGTCCGGCGCGTCACCTTCATCGGCAACGAGAACGTCCCCGACGCCGACTTGCGTGAGGTCATGCAGACGGGTCAGGGCGGCTTCTTCGCCTTCGGCTCCGGCGGGCCCTACCGACAGGACGTCTTCGAGCGCGACGTGCTCATGCTCTCGGCGCTCTACTACGACAAGGGCTACATGAGCGTGCAGGTGGCGACGCCGCGCGTGATGCTCTCGCCGGACCGCGAGGGCATCGAGATCACGCTCGTCATCAACGAGGGACCGCGCTTCAAGATCCGCCAACTGCGCGTCTACGAGCGCGACGAGGACGGCAGGGAAATCGAGCCTCTCGGCGGCCGTCGCGCCCTGCGCCAGATGGTCAAGGCCAAGACCGGCGATTGGTTCAACCGCGCCGGCGTCGTGAAGGATCTGCAGGCCGTTCGCACGCTCTACCGCGACGCCGGTTACTACTTCGTTGAGGCCGATCCAGAGACCAACGTCGACGCGCAGAAGCGCGAGGTCGACATCGTCATTCCCATCCGCCGAGGCCCCCTCACGCGCGTCGAGCGCATCCAAGTGAAGGGCAACACCAAGACCCGCGACAAGGTCATTCGCCGCGAGATGGAGATCGCCGAGGGCGATCTCTACTCCGAGACCAAGGTCGAAGACTCGAAGCGTCGCGTGACGGCGCTCGGCTACTTCGAGCGCGTCGACGTGACCACCGAGCAGGGCTCGGCCAACGACCGCGTCATCATCAACTTCGAGATCGGCGAGCGCCCCACGGGCACGTTCCAGGTCGGCGCCGGCTTCAGCTCTGTCGAGAACTTCATCGCCACGGCGCAGGTGCAGCAGGCGAACCTCTTCGGCAACGGGCAATCGCTGGCGCTCCAGGGGCAGTTCTCCAGCCTTCGGCAAATCGTCAGCGTCCGCTTCTTCGAGCCTTATTTCTTCGACTCCGACTGGTCGTTCTCGACGGAGCTCTTCCAGCAGGTCTACGTCTTTCCGGACTTCTCGCGGCAGTCGCTCGGCGGCTCGTTGACCTACGGTTATGCGCTCGTCCAGCCGTGGCTGCGCCTGTCCATGACGGGCACCGTGCAGAACGACCGCGTGTCCACCTCCGCGGGCAACACGCTCTTCGGCTCGTCGTCGAATTTCGGCAACGTGTTCCAGCGCTTGCCCCTCGCGAACCTCTTCAACGACGGCCGCACGGTTTCGCTGCGCCCAGCCCTCATCTTCGACACGCGCGACAACCGACTCTTCCCCACGAGCGGCCTCTACCTCCAGTTGTCGAGCGAGTGGGCCGACGAGAACATCGGCAGCGAGCTTGAGTTCTTGCGTCACCGGTTCACGGGCGGCGCCTACTACCCGCTCGGCGGTGGAACGGGCCAGCCCGGCTCGGGCTTCGTCCTCAAGCTCAACACCGAGCTTGGCTACATCACGAGCCCCAGGCCCGAGGGCGTTCCGATCTATCAGCGCTTCTTCCTCGGCGGCATCCTCGACATGCGCGGCTATCGACTCCGCACCGTCGGCCCGCGCTTGCCACTCAACGCTTCGCTCGACCCGAACGCCCAGCCGATCCCCGACGGCGCCCGCATCGGCGGCAACCTCCAGGCCTACTCCAACCTCGAGCTTGAGTTCCCCATCGTCGACAAGGTCGGCATCCGCGGCGTCGTCTTCACCGACGTCGGCAATGCGTGGAACACCGAGGAGCAGTTCTGCAAGACGACGCCGGCGCCGCAGTTCCCCAACGTCGTCCGGCCCTGTTTCGGCGCCGACGCGCTGCTCAACGTCCGCGCGAGCTCCGGCTTCGGCATTCGCTGGTTCTCGCCCTTGGGGCCGCTCCGCTTCGAGTGGGGCTTCCCGTGGAAGCCGCTCCCCTTCGAAGAGAGCTACGTCTTCGAGTTCACCATCGGCAACTTCTTCTAG
- the meaB gene encoding methylmalonyl Co-A mutase-associated GTPase MeaB, protein MHPLAERILAGDAPALARGLRLVDDRSAGHQDLLRDLFPKTGRARIVGVTGNPGAGKSTLCDRLIEAFRKEGRRVGVLAVDPTSPFSGGAILGDRIRMQRHATDSGVFIRSVATRGHLGGLSRSARDMVRLMDAFGCDVVLVETVGVGQDELEITQTAHTTLVVVAPGMGDEVQAIKAGILECADVFAVNKADRDGADAAVRDLELMIALGKESLLSASKIRGHAVHGLSHGEDEARAHGVEASADAVGEGPFTPPIVRCVAVRGEGISEFVRGLDRHYLWATQTETGRARHAARARLELREALREALIEAALAELGPSLDAALSRVERREADPYTVTADLVRAFRGRP, encoded by the coding sequence ATGCACCCCCTCGCCGAACGCATCCTGGCCGGAGACGCGCCGGCCCTCGCGCGCGGCCTTCGCCTTGTCGACGACCGCAGCGCGGGGCACCAAGATCTCCTCCGCGACCTCTTTCCGAAGACGGGCCGCGCACGCATCGTCGGCGTGACCGGAAACCCCGGCGCGGGCAAATCGACGCTCTGCGACCGGCTCATCGAGGCCTTCCGCAAAGAGGGGCGACGCGTCGGCGTCTTGGCCGTCGACCCCACGAGCCCCTTCTCTGGCGGCGCCATCCTTGGCGACCGCATCCGTATGCAGCGTCACGCCACCGACAGCGGCGTGTTCATTCGCTCCGTCGCGACGCGCGGGCACCTCGGCGGCCTCTCGCGCTCCGCGCGCGACATGGTGCGGCTCATGGACGCGTTCGGTTGCGACGTCGTCTTGGTCGAAACGGTGGGCGTTGGCCAGGACGAACTCGAGATCACGCAAACGGCGCACACGACGCTCGTCGTTGTGGCTCCGGGAATGGGCGACGAGGTCCAGGCCATCAAGGCGGGCATCCTCGAGTGCGCCGACGTCTTCGCTGTCAACAAGGCTGATCGCGATGGCGCCGACGCTGCGGTGCGCGATCTCGAGCTGATGATCGCGTTGGGCAAAGAGTCACTCCTCTCGGCGAGCAAGATCCGCGGCCACGCGGTTCACGGCCTATCGCACGGCGAGGACGAGGCACGGGCGCACGGCGTCGAGGCTTCCGCGGACGCCGTCGGCGAAGGGCCCTTCACCCCGCCCATCGTGCGCTGCGTGGCTGTGCGCGGCGAAGGCATCAGCGAGTTCGTGCGGGGGCTCGATCGGCACTACCTCTGGGCTACGCAGACCGAGACCGGCCGCGCCCGGCACGCGGCGCGCGCGCGCCTCGAGCTGCGTGAGGCGCTCCGCGAGGCGCTCATCGAGGCGGCGCTGGCGGAGCTCGGGCCCTCGCTCGATGCGGCGCTCTCGCGCGTCGAGCGACGCGAAGCCGACCCGTACACCGTCACCGCCGACCTGGTCCGCGCCTTTCGCGGGCGCCCGTGA
- a CDS encoding RNA methyltransferase — MTARLALALIHHPVLDGTGKITTTAVTNLDVHDLSRSGRTYGCTDLFVAHPVLAQRELVERIREHWLHGSSGVRIPDRKEAIGLVRAVGTLDDAISALGGRGNVDVWITAARAVAAPLDFHSARKRLEETDRNVLIVFGTGWGLAPEVVASADAVLPPVRAAAATGYNHLSVRGACAIILDRLRGER, encoded by the coding sequence ATGACCGCACGGCTCGCGCTCGCGCTCATTCACCATCCAGTGCTCGACGGCACGGGGAAGATCACCACGACGGCCGTCACCAACCTCGACGTGCACGACCTGTCGCGGAGCGGACGGACCTACGGCTGCACGGATTTGTTCGTCGCGCACCCGGTCTTGGCGCAACGCGAGCTCGTGGAGCGGATTCGCGAGCACTGGCTGCACGGCTCGAGCGGCGTTCGCATTCCCGACCGCAAGGAAGCCATCGGCCTCGTCCGCGCCGTAGGCACACTCGATGACGCCATCAGCGCCTTGGGCGGTCGTGGCAACGTCGACGTGTGGATCACCGCGGCCCGCGCCGTCGCGGCGCCGCTCGACTTTCACTCGGCACGCAAGCGGCTCGAGGAGACCGACCGAAACGTCCTCATCGTCTTCGGCACTGGCTGGGGCCTCGCTCCCGAAGTGGTGGCCAGCGCCGACGCTGTCTTGCCGCCGGTTCGCGCAGCGGCAGCCACGGGCTACAACCACCTGAGCGTGCGCGGCGCGTGCGCGATCATCCTTGACCGGCTGCGCGGCGAGCGGTGA
- the queG gene encoding tRNA epoxyqueuosine(34) reductase QueG yields MQDPAPRPLSDTERVREKAKALGFEAVGVARADVPLGVEYERYERFVAAGWFGEMDWLKEPVGVRQRLDTAAILEGARSVVCVARRYQRSAESEAHDPDVARTIARYARGRDYHNGVRKKLRQLARFMRTLGGDARPMCDDAPLLERAWAARAGLGFVGKNGMLIVPGEGSFVLLGEVVTTLALSADTPMPERCGSCTRCLDACPTGAFVEPFVLDARRCISYLTIEKRSATVGALREAIGERLFGCDDCQSVCPFNGSARERDPARTRAFEPHPRWGDLSLQALLEPSRWVELTEGSPLRRATADGLARNAVVVLGNRRSEDARGALARALVVHPSPMVREACRWALARLDERRPGHG; encoded by the coding sequence ATGCAAGACCCCGCACCACGCCCTCTTTCGGACACGGAACGGGTTCGCGAAAAGGCGAAGGCCTTGGGCTTCGAGGCCGTGGGGGTCGCTCGCGCCGATGTTCCCCTCGGCGTCGAATACGAGCGGTACGAGCGCTTCGTTGCCGCGGGGTGGTTTGGTGAAATGGACTGGCTGAAGGAGCCCGTGGGGGTGCGGCAGCGCCTCGACACCGCGGCGATCCTCGAGGGCGCGCGGAGCGTGGTCTGCGTCGCGCGCCGCTACCAACGGAGCGCCGAGAGCGAGGCCCACGACCCCGACGTCGCGCGCACCATCGCGCGCTACGCGCGGGGCCGCGACTACCACAACGGGGTTCGGAAGAAGCTGCGCCAGCTCGCCCGGTTCATGCGGACGCTCGGCGGCGATGCGCGGCCGATGTGCGACGACGCGCCGCTGCTCGAGCGCGCGTGGGCGGCGCGCGCGGGGCTCGGTTTCGTCGGGAAGAACGGGATGCTCATCGTTCCCGGCGAGGGGTCCTTCGTCCTCCTCGGCGAAGTCGTCACGACGCTCGCGCTCTCTGCCGATACCCCGATGCCGGAGCGCTGCGGTTCGTGCACGCGCTGCCTCGACGCGTGTCCCACCGGCGCCTTCGTCGAGCCCTTCGTCCTCGATGCGCGGCGCTGCATCTCGTATTTGACCATCGAGAAGCGAAGCGCCACCGTTGGGGCGCTCCGCGAAGCCATCGGCGAGCGCCTCTTCGGCTGCGACGATTGCCAGAGCGTGTGCCCCTTCAATGGCTCCGCACGCGAGCGTGACCCCGCGCGAACGCGCGCCTTCGAACCTCATCCACGCTGGGGCGACCTCTCGCTGCAGGCGCTGCTCGAGCCGAGCCGATGGGTCGAGCTCACCGAGGGGAGTCCACTGAGGCGCGCGACCGCCGACGGTTTGGCGCGCAACGCCGTCGTGGTGCTCGGCAATCGCCGCAGCGAGGACGCTCGTGGCGCCCTCGCGCGTGCGCTCGTCGTACACCCCTCGCCGATGGTTCGCGAAGCGTGCCGGTGGGCCCTCGCGCGCCTCGACGAGCGTCGCCCCGGTCACGGGTAG
- the gyrA gene encoding DNA gyrase subunit A, whose amino-acid sequence MAEDLPPGDSTSSTNGPPPAPPAGGGAGGATPNQRVPVSITDEMRTSYLDYAMSVIIGRAIPDARDGLKPVHRRILFSAYEQRIVPGTAHKKSAKVVGDVLAQYHPHGDASVYDAMVRLAQDFSMRYPLIDGQGNFGSVDGDPPAAYRYTEARLSRIAVELLTDIEKECVDFQSNFDDSKEEPRVLPSRIPNLLVNGSGGIAVGMATNIPPHNLGEVVDATMHLLRNPESTVDDLMRFVPGPDFPTGAVIYGRSGIEQAQRTGRGTIVMRARIHVEKAQGRGEREQIVITEIPYQMNKARVAARIGELVREKKLEGISEIRDESDRDGIRLVVELKRDVVPQVVINQLYRMTDLQSTFGVINLAIVQGRPQVLNLRETLAVFIEHRRDVVTRRTRFELNQAEGQRELVEGLGMATTDIDKVIKTIRAARDSEQARVALMALPLSGLEEFVRRAGRPANEIDEAKKRGEYFLSERQAKAILEMRLSKLTGLEQEKLATEYGELCEVITRLRAILADERLLRDVIAMELEEIRGKYADKRRTEIVQTEAEINDEDLIQEEDMVVTISHAGYIKRTGTSDYRAQKRGGRGKIGMEARDEDFVNQLFVASTHSLIFIFSDKGKVFVKKVYEIPLGTRTSKGRAIVNFVGMETGEKVAAIVAVPKIEAGRFVVTLTKKGQIKKTELLEYENFREKGIIGVKIEDSDALLSAALTDGEREFLIATRQGQSIRFPEDQVRPMGRATMGVKGIDIVEGDAVVGFAVTDSERNHVLAVCENGFGKRTQLEEFRKQNRGGKGIILIDASERNGPVVDIKLVGDADQVMLITDRGQLIRTGVAEIRETGRNAQGVKLMTLDEGERIVALERMAESAADETAGGDSLIPAEGSLPPDGSAPTDASVPPDAPDASDSVPPGDGSVN is encoded by the coding sequence ATGGCCGAAGACCTCCCCCCGGGCGACTCCACGAGCTCCACCAACGGCCCCCCGCCGGCGCCTCCCGCTGGCGGTGGCGCGGGAGGAGCGACCCCAAATCAGCGCGTTCCCGTCTCCATCACGGACGAGATGCGGACGAGCTACCTCGATTACGCGATGAGCGTGATCATCGGCCGCGCGATCCCCGACGCGCGCGACGGCCTCAAGCCCGTCCATCGACGCATCCTCTTCTCGGCCTACGAGCAGCGCATCGTTCCGGGCACCGCGCACAAGAAGAGCGCGAAGGTCGTCGGTGACGTGCTCGCGCAGTACCACCCGCACGGTGACGCCTCCGTCTACGACGCGATGGTGCGCCTCGCGCAAGACTTCTCGATGCGCTACCCGCTCATCGACGGTCAGGGGAACTTCGGCAGCGTCGACGGCGATCCGCCAGCCGCCTACCGCTACACGGAAGCGCGTCTGTCGCGCATCGCCGTCGAGCTCCTGACGGACATCGAGAAGGAGTGCGTCGACTTCCAGTCGAACTTCGACGACTCGAAGGAAGAGCCGCGGGTCCTGCCGTCGCGAATCCCCAACCTGCTCGTCAACGGCTCCGGCGGTATCGCCGTCGGCATGGCGACGAACATCCCGCCACACAACCTCGGAGAGGTCGTCGACGCGACGATGCACCTCCTCAGAAACCCCGAGTCGACGGTCGACGACCTGATGCGTTTCGTGCCGGGCCCCGACTTCCCGACGGGCGCCGTCATCTACGGTCGCTCAGGCATCGAGCAGGCGCAGCGCACGGGTCGCGGCACCATCGTGATGCGAGCGCGTATTCACGTCGAGAAGGCCCAAGGCCGCGGCGAGCGCGAGCAAATCGTCATCACCGAGATTCCCTACCAGATGAACAAGGCGCGCGTGGCCGCGCGCATCGGTGAGCTGGTCCGCGAGAAGAAGCTCGAAGGCATCAGCGAGATCAGGGATGAGTCGGACCGCGACGGCATCCGCCTCGTCGTCGAGCTCAAGCGCGACGTCGTGCCCCAGGTGGTCATCAACCAGCTCTACCGGATGACGGACCTGCAATCGACCTTCGGCGTCATCAACCTCGCCATCGTGCAGGGTCGGCCGCAGGTGCTGAACCTCCGCGAGACGCTCGCCGTCTTCATCGAGCATCGCCGCGACGTCGTCACACGCCGCACGCGCTTTGAACTCAACCAAGCCGAGGGCCAGCGCGAGCTCGTCGAAGGCCTGGGCATGGCCACGACGGACATCGACAAGGTCATCAAGACCATCCGCGCCGCGCGCGACTCGGAACAGGCCCGCGTCGCGCTCATGGCGCTGCCGCTATCGGGCTTGGAAGAGTTCGTGAGGCGGGCCGGCCGGCCGGCCAACGAGATCGACGAAGCAAAGAAGCGCGGCGAGTATTTCCTCTCCGAGCGCCAAGCCAAGGCCATCCTCGAGATGCGCCTGTCGAAGCTTACGGGCCTCGAGCAAGAGAAGCTCGCGACCGAATACGGTGAGCTCTGCGAAGTCATCACGCGGCTCCGCGCCATCCTCGCCGACGAGCGCCTTCTGCGTGACGTCATCGCCATGGAGCTCGAGGAGATTCGCGGCAAGTACGCCGACAAGCGCCGCACCGAGATCGTGCAGACGGAAGCGGAGATCAACGACGAAGACCTCATCCAAGAAGAGGACATGGTCGTCACGATCTCGCACGCCGGGTACATCAAGCGGACCGGCACGAGCGACTACCGCGCGCAGAAGCGCGGCGGTCGCGGCAAGATCGGCATGGAGGCCCGCGACGAGGACTTCGTCAACCAGCTCTTCGTCGCCTCAACACACTCGCTCATCTTCATCTTCTCCGACAAGGGGAAGGTCTTCGTGAAGAAGGTCTACGAGATTCCCCTCGGCACGCGGACCTCGAAGGGCCGCGCCATCGTGAACTTCGTCGGCATGGAGACCGGCGAGAAGGTCGCGGCCATCGTCGCCGTGCCCAAGATCGAGGCGGGCCGTTTCGTCGTCACGCTGACCAAGAAGGGTCAGATCAAGAAGACCGAGCTGCTTGAGTACGAGAACTTCCGCGAGAAGGGCATCATCGGCGTCAAGATCGAAGACAGCGACGCGCTCCTCTCGGCGGCGCTCACCGACGGCGAGCGCGAGTTCCTCATCGCGACGCGCCAGGGCCAGTCGATCCGGTTCCCCGAGGATCAGGTTCGTCCTATGGGCCGCGCCACGATGGGTGTGAAGGGCATCGACATCGTCGAAGGCGACGCCGTCGTCGGCTTCGCCGTGACCGATTCGGAGCGCAACCACGTGCTCGCCGTCTGCGAAAACGGTTTCGGGAAGCGCACCCAACTCGAGGAGTTCCGCAAGCAGAACCGCGGCGGCAAGGGGATCATCCTCATCGACGCCAGCGAGCGAAACGGCCCCGTGGTCGACATCAAGCTCGTCGGCGACGCCGATCAGGTCATGCTGATCACCGATCGCGGGCAGCTCATTCGCACCGGCGTCGCGGAGATTCGCGAGACAGGACGCAACGCCCAAGGCGTGAAGCTGATGACCCTCGACGAAGGCGAGCGCATCGTCGCGCTCGAGCGCATGGCGGAGAGCGCCGCCGACGAAACAGCCGGCGGCGATTCGCTCATCCCCGCGGAAGGCTCGTTGCCTCCCGACGGCTCGGCGCCGACCGACGCGTCCGTTCCTCCGGACGCGCCGGACGCCAGCGACTCGGTGCCTCCGGGAGACGGCTCGGTTAACTGA
- the nth gene encoding endonuclease III: MATRSQRPLAPKPAAQKKAAAKRAKASAPATAPSPVSRKAPTREEALGVFERLKAHHHDAHCELDHRTPFELICATVLSAQSTDVAVNKLTPALFEKFPDARALAAASQDEVEDAINRIGMYRQKAKNLIGLAKRLVAEHGGEVPQSMQELVLLPGVGRKTANVVLGVAFGKPEGVVVDTHVQRIAQRLKWTRHDEPVAIEQDLMKLVPRSDWDKASHVLIFHGRRVCGAQKPACTTCPIHDVCPSAFRAENVGRKPPRTRS, from the coding sequence ATGGCGACGCGCTCCCAACGACCCCTCGCACCGAAGCCCGCAGCCCAGAAGAAGGCGGCGGCGAAGCGCGCCAAGGCGTCTGCACCGGCGACCGCCCCCTCCCCGGTCTCGCGCAAGGCGCCCACGCGCGAGGAGGCGCTGGGCGTCTTTGAGCGACTCAAGGCTCACCACCACGACGCGCATTGCGAGCTCGACCACCGAACCCCTTTCGAGCTCATTTGTGCGACCGTGCTCTCGGCGCAAAGCACCGACGTGGCGGTCAACAAGCTCACCCCCGCTCTGTTTGAAAAGTTTCCCGATGCCCGAGCGCTCGCCGCGGCCTCGCAAGACGAGGTTGAAGACGCCATCAACCGCATCGGGATGTACCGACAGAAGGCCAAGAATCTCATCGGGCTCGCGAAGCGCCTCGTGGCCGAGCACGGCGGCGAGGTCCCGCAGTCGATGCAGGAGCTAGTCTTGCTGCCCGGTGTGGGCCGAAAGACAGCCAACGTCGTGCTCGGCGTAGCCTTTGGGAAGCCTGAGGGCGTGGTCGTCGACACCCACGTTCAACGCATCGCCCAGCGCCTCAAGTGGACTCGTCACGACGAGCCGGTCGCCATCGAGCAAGACTTGATGAAGCTTGTGCCCCGAAGCGACTGGGACAAGGCGAGCCATGTGCTCATCTTTCACGGTCGACGGGTCTGCGGGGCGCAGAAGCCGGCCTGCACGACGTGCCCGATTCACGACGTCTGCCCCAGCGCCTTCCGCGCGGAAAACGTCGGACGAAAGCCACCGCGAACGCGCAGCTGA
- a CDS encoding tetratricopeptide repeat protein translates to MRSLRFPRIAMAPVFAIGLALGLSDEPARAGEAAPPSRVAFEAGKAHRRAGAVREALVELRRASQLVGADRELAIRIHYELARTSIDRREFAQAMTECRVLGLKPGGKALGHACAAEANLLRRRASEALEEIKRAQALEPRLYEAKVAEGRARLLELRDKDAEALLREAITLAGSQPATEAWLALADLHALFGRTEAALADSREALKADGGSPDARYRIGRLLPPGPEALSHLEAALVGRPSFGEALARLAEVQIALGQLEAARGSAQRALKGDPSDASMRVVVGRVALAEGKADVAQLEAKAALSILPNLAAAKLLAADAYVKQREIDLAIESYQVAFGLDRSDPAPLIRASDACRAQGRETTARAFAERATRDFPEWGPAWVALGDAFVAQKDATQAKAAYEQALKVKGLSDAADVRRRIEKLTASPRTL, encoded by the coding sequence ATGCGATCGTTGCGCTTTCCACGCATTGCGATGGCGCCCGTCTTCGCGATTGGCCTCGCCCTTGGCCTAAGCGACGAACCGGCCCGCGCCGGCGAGGCCGCCCCGCCCTCGCGTGTCGCTTTCGAGGCCGGGAAGGCGCACCGCCGCGCCGGCGCCGTTCGAGAGGCGCTCGTCGAGCTTCGTCGAGCGTCGCAGCTCGTGGGAGCCGACCGGGAGCTCGCCATCCGCATCCACTACGAGTTGGCCCGAACGTCCATCGACCGGCGCGAGTTTGCGCAAGCCATGACCGAGTGCCGCGTTCTCGGCCTGAAGCCCGGTGGCAAGGCGCTCGGCCACGCGTGCGCCGCGGAGGCGAACCTCCTCCGACGTCGCGCCAGCGAAGCCCTCGAGGAGATCAAGCGCGCCCAAGCCCTCGAGCCGCGGCTGTACGAGGCCAAGGTGGCGGAAGGGCGCGCTCGCTTGCTGGAGCTTCGCGACAAAGACGCCGAGGCTCTGCTGCGAGAGGCGATCACGCTCGCGGGCAGCCAGCCGGCCACCGAAGCATGGCTGGCCCTCGCCGACCTCCACGCGCTCTTCGGACGAACCGAGGCCGCTCTGGCCGACTCGCGCGAGGCCTTGAAGGCTGACGGTGGTTCACCCGACGCGCGCTACCGCATTGGGCGCCTCTTGCCGCCGGGACCCGAGGCACTCTCCCACCTCGAAGCCGCGCTCGTCGGCAGGCCGTCTTTCGGCGAAGCGCTGGCGCGTTTGGCCGAGGTGCAGATCGCGCTGGGCCAGCTCGAGGCCGCCCGTGGCAGCGCGCAGCGGGCGCTCAAGGGTGATCCGAGCGACGCCTCGATGCGCGTCGTCGTCGGGCGCGTCGCCCTCGCAGAAGGGAAGGCGGATGTGGCGCAGCTCGAAGCAAAGGCGGCGCTCTCAATCCTGCCCAACCTCGCCGCAGCCAAGCTCCTCGCCGCGGACGCGTACGTCAAGCAGCGTGAGATTGACCTCGCCATCGAGAGCTATCAGGTGGCCTTTGGACTCGACCGCAGCGATCCCGCACCGCTGATTCGCGCCAGTGACGCCTGTCGTGCGCAAGGCCGCGAGACCACGGCCCGTGCCTTTGCCGAGCGCGCCACCCGAGATTTTCCTGAGTGGGGCCCCGCTTGGGTCGCCCTTGGCGACGCCTTCGTGGCCCAGAAAGATGCGACGCAGGCCAAGGCGGCGTACGAGCAAGCGCTCAAGGTCAAAGGGCTCTCCGACGCGGCCGATGTGCGTCGCCGGATCGAAAAGCTCACGGCTAGTCCCCGGACACTCTGA
- a CDS encoding methyltransferase, giving the protein MKLQQPPRGAGYRTNADAFLLARFAQPTVRAARVYDLGAGVGAIGLSMLHAAFVDRAVLVERDAVAVRLAEENARQNGYGDRTDVVRGDVLEVAKAHLGRASLVVCNPPYIEPGRGRAPKAGHRDAKMGSVGRFVEAARLVLGQRGKAFFVYPAAELCTFVETLRESGLEPKRMLFVHPRSAAPARVVLVQAQAGKRGGLFIEAPVHEH; this is encoded by the coding sequence ATGAAGCTCCAGCAACCGCCCCGCGGCGCCGGGTACCGCACCAACGCCGACGCCTTCCTGCTCGCGCGCTTCGCGCAGCCCACGGTGCGCGCCGCCCGCGTCTACGACCTCGGAGCCGGCGTCGGCGCCATTGGCCTGTCGATGCTTCACGCCGCCTTCGTTGACCGCGCCGTGCTCGTCGAACGCGACGCCGTGGCGGTGCGCCTCGCCGAAGAAAACGCCCGACAGAACGGCTACGGCGATCGCACCGATGTCGTCCGCGGCGACGTCCTCGAGGTCGCGAAGGCGCACCTCGGTCGCGCGTCGCTGGTCGTCTGCAACCCTCCGTACATCGAGCCAGGCCGCGGCCGCGCACCAAAGGCGGGCCACCGCGACGCGAAGATGGGCAGCGTCGGGCGCTTCGTCGAAGCGGCGCGCCTCGTACTCGGCCAGCGCGGCAAGGCCTTCTTCGTCTACCCCGCGGCCGAGCTTTGCACCTTCGTGGAGACGCTACGGGAGAGCGGCCTTGAGCCGAAGCGGATGCTCTTCGTGCACCCGAGGTCCGCGGCGCCGGCGCGCGTCGTGCTGGTTCAGGCGCAGGCGGGCAAGCGCGGCGGGCTCTTCATCGAGGCGCCTGTTCACGAACACTGA